Proteins from one Impatiens glandulifera chromosome 2, dImpGla2.1, whole genome shotgun sequence genomic window:
- the LOC124926736 gene encoding exocyst complex component SEC15A-like yields MASKPKRKTVTDQNGDIGEDLVLATLIGNGEDLGPMVRHAFEMGRPETLLQQLKFVVKKKEVEIEELCKLHYEDFILAVDELRGVLVDAEELKGELASDNFRLQEVGSALLLKLEEMLESYSIKKNVTEAIKMSRNCVQILDLCVKCNIDITEGRFYPALKIIDLIEKKYLQTTPVRTVKTMIDKRIPAIKLHIEKRVTSQVNEWLVHVRSTAKDIGQTAIAHAALTRQRDEETLDRQRKAEEQSCSGLGDFTCTLDVEEIEEDSILKFDLTPIYRAYHIHTCLGLREQFHDYYYKNRTLQLNSDLQISMNQPFLESHQVYLAQIAGYFIVEDRVLRTAGDLQTTTKVETMWETAAAKVTAILKVQFSRMDTASHILLVKDYVTLLGMTIKQYGYETGAIMETLNCSREKYHELLLAECGLQINDVLSSDSFEQMMMKREADYQASVLVFHLQSSDIMPAFPYVAPFSSMVPDCCRIIRSFIKDSANYLSYGSNVNVFDYVKKYLDRLLIDILNESILNTIQSGSTGVSEAMQIAGNIAVLERACDFFLQHAAQQCGIPIRSVERHQATLAAKVVLKTSRDAAYLALLSLVNNKLEDSLALADNMNWIPDETPGGSHEFMNEVIIYLDTVLSTAQQLLPLEALYKVGVGAFEHISYTIVAAFQSDSLKRFNANAVIGVNNDVKALEAFADERFQSTGLSEIYTEGSFRAYLIEVRQLVNLLLSSQPENFMNPVIRQRHYSTLDHKKVALICEKFKDSPDGYFGSLSRGAQNPRTKSMEVLKRRLRDFN; encoded by the coding sequence ATGGCCTCAAAGCCAAAGAGGAAAACAGTAACTGATCAGAACGGTGATATTGGTGAGGATCTGGTACTTGCTACATTGATAGGAAATGGTGAGGATTTGGGACCAATGGTTAGACATGCTTTTGAAATGGGAAGACCTGAAACCCTACTCCAGCAACTTAAGTTTGTGGTAAAGAAGAAAGAAGTTGAAATTGAAGAACTCTGTAAGTTGCATTACGAAGACTTCATTCTAGCTGTTGATGAGCTCCGTGGTGTTCTTGTTGATGCTGAGGAATTGAAAGGTGAACTTGCAAGTGATAATTTCAGATTACAAGAGGTTGGTAGTGCTCTTCTACTTAAACTTGAAGAAATGCTTGAATCGTATTCAATCAAGAAAAACGTAACAGAAGCAATCAAGATGTCGAGAAACTGTGTTCAAATACTAGACCTCTGCGTCAAATGTAACATCGACATTACAGAAGGAAGATTCTACCCTGCATTGAAGATCATTGATCTTattgaaaagaaatatttacaaaccACACCTGTTAGAACAGTGAAAACGATGATTGATAAGAGAATTCCAGCAATCAAATTACATATCGAGAAAAGGGTCACTAGTCAAGTAAACGAATGGCTCGTCCATGTAAGAAGCACTGCAAAGGACATTGGACAAACCGCGATTGCTCATGCTGCTTTGACTCGACAGAGAGATGAAGAAACGTTGGATCGTCAAAGGAAAGCCGAAGAACAAAGCTGTTCAGGCCTAGGAGATTTCACATGTACTTTGGACGTTGAAGAAATTGAAGAGGATTCAATTCTCAAATTCGATCTTACTCCAATTTACCGCGCTTATCACATCCATACATGCTTAGGCCTCCGAGAACAGTTTCATGATTATTACTACAAAAACAGAACATTACAGCTAAACTCAGACCTTCAAATCTCAATGAACCAACCTTTCCTCGAATCCCATCAAGTCTATCTAGCTCAAATCGCGGGCTATTTCATAGTTGAAGACCGAGTGTTGAGAACCGCCGGTGATCTCCAGACAACAACTAAAGTCGAGACGATGTGGGAAACCGCCGCTGCTAAAGTGACCGCGATTCTAAAAGTTCAATTCTCGAGAATGGACACCGCCAGCCACATTCTATTGGTGAAGGATTACGTGACTCTTCTGGGTATGACGATTAAACAATACGGCTACGAAACGGGTGCGATTATGGAGACGCTGAACTGCAGCCGGGAGAAATATCATGAACTCCTTTTAGCTGAGTGCGGCCTACAAATCAATGATGTCCTGTCAAGTGACTCGTTCGAGCAAATGATGATGAAAAGGGAGGCGGATTATCAAGCGAGCGTTCTGGTTTTCCATTTACAATCCTCCGATATAATGCCAGCTTTTCCTTACGTCGCTCCATTCTCCTCCATGGTACCCGATTGCTGTCGTATAATCCGGTCCTTCATAAAGGACTCTGCCAATTACTTATCCTACGGTAGCAACGTAAACGTATTCGATTACGTTAAGAAATATTTAGACAGGCTTTTAATCGACATACTAAACGAATCGATTCTCAACACAATTCAAAGCGGTTCGACGGGGGTATCTGAGGCAATGCAGATAGCAGGAAACATAGCTGTTCTCGAGAGAGCCTGCGATTTCTTTCTTCAACACGCGGCTCAGCAATGCGGGATACCCATCCGATCAGTTGAAAGGCATCAGGCTACTCTAGCGGCTAAGGTCGTTCTGAAGACATCAAGAGATGCAGCCTACCTCGCTCTGTTGAGTTTAGTTAACAATAAGCTTGAAGATTCGTTGGCTTTAGCGGATAATATGAACTGGATTCCCGACGAAACGCCTGGAGGCAGTCATGAATTCATGAACGAGGTGATTATTTATCTGGACACTGTTTTATCAACTGCTCAACAGCTGCTGCCGTTGGAGGCGTTGTATAAAGTTGGAGTTGGAGCATTTGAACATATATCGTATACCATTGTGGCTGCGTTTCAGAGTGATTCTTTGAAGAGGTTTAACGCTAATGCGGTGATTGGGGTTAACAACGACGTGAAGGCATTGGAAGCTTTTGCGGATGAGAGGTTTCAGAGTACTGGTTTGAGTGAGATTTATACTGAAGGGAGTTTTCGTGCTTACTTGATTGAAGTTAGGCAATTGGTTAATCTTCTTCTTAGTAGTCAGCCTGAGAATTTCATGAATCCTGTTATAAGACAGAGACATTATAGTACGTTGGATCATAAGAAAGTGGCTTTGATTTGTGAGAAGTTTAAGGATTCTCCTGATGGTTATTTTGGTAGTCTTTCTCGTGGAGCTCAAAATCCTCGTACTAAATCAATGGAGGTCTTGAAGAGACGATTGAGGGACTTCaattaa